One window of the Parasphingopyxis algicola genome contains the following:
- a CDS encoding ABC transporter ATP-binding protein — translation MAESTTNSDGSTAQPAFRAVGLRKIYDMGETQVHALRGVDLEIGAGEVLVLLGPSGSGKSTLLNIVGALDRPTAGQLWYEDTELTALNDRALTRFRRAHVGFIFQFYNLIPSLTAEENVRLVTDIATDPMPAGEALELVGLGDRRGHFPAQLSGGEQQRVAVARAIAKRPHVLFCDEPTGALDSKTGVKVLETLANANAELGATLIIITHNAGIAGMANRVFNFLDGRIASIEVNETRISPQEISW, via the coding sequence GTGGCGGAATCGACGACGAACAGCGATGGATCGACGGCACAGCCGGCCTTCCGGGCGGTCGGCCTGCGCAAGATCTATGATATGGGCGAAACGCAGGTCCATGCGTTGCGCGGCGTCGACCTCGAAATCGGAGCCGGCGAGGTGCTGGTGCTGCTCGGCCCGTCGGGCAGCGGCAAATCGACCCTGCTCAATATCGTCGGCGCGCTCGACCGGCCGACCGCCGGGCAGCTCTGGTACGAGGATACCGAACTGACGGCTTTGAACGACCGCGCGCTCACGCGGTTTCGCCGTGCCCATGTCGGCTTCATCTTCCAATTCTACAATCTCATTCCAAGCCTGACGGCGGAGGAGAATGTGAGGCTGGTGACCGATATCGCGACCGATCCGATGCCCGCGGGCGAGGCGCTGGAGCTGGTCGGGCTGGGCGACCGGCGCGGGCATTTCCCGGCCCAGCTTTCGGGCGGCGAGCAGCAGCGCGTCGCGGTCGCCCGCGCGATCGCCAAACGCCCGCACGTCCTGTTCTGCGACGAACCCACCGGCGCGCTCGACAGCAAGACCGGGGTCAAGGTTCTCGAAACGCTCGCCAATGCCAATGCCGAGCTCGGCGCGACACTCATCATCATCACGCACAATGCCGGGATCGCCGGGATGGCAAACCGCGTGTTCAATTTCCTCGACGGGCGGATCGCCTCGATCGAGGTTAACGAGACGCGCATCTCTCCGCAGGAGATCAGCTGGTGA
- a CDS encoding ABC transporter permease produces the protein MKALDLKLLRDLWRIRGQALAIALVVGAATATFVMSLGVYRSVMETRDIYYERNHFADVFSGMTRAPRSIVGRVEAIEGVRRAEGRITQYATLDIPGRVDSVRAVINSVGEGGETELNRLTLVAGRGPRSSAAGEIVIDEAFAEANGFAPGDEIDALIYGTRERLTVVGIGLAPDYIYAIAPGELIPDESRFGIFWMGERALEAATNRTEAINFISMTLERDASEAEVIRRLDAILAPFGGTGAYGRDDHPSNAFVDNELMQLDVMTTTIPPVFLVVSTFLVYIVLGRLISTEREQIGLLKAFGYTDGAVAWHYLKFALAISALGVLLGWAAGAWMGRGMTAIYADLYRFPFLYYRISPSTFMIAALLAAGSAVLGAMGGVRTAIGLTPAIAMAPPQPPIYKTGFLERMGQKAGFTSIGHMIVRHIGRWPVRSAITVFGVALSLGLLFSTMQFLDGTNEMLEANFFRAQNQDLTVALIEAGNEEVLHNLASIPGVLRVEATRAAAARLRNGHRSERVAIESASSDARLWSRIDASGREIPLPPAGLMLSGQLAAKLNVQAGDRIEIDMLEGRRIRTQIPVVTTIDEYIGSRAYADSATLERLTRDDSPVGSALLRIDPVAREDILDELRDMPIVLGVTERRATLDKFREMIDDNIITMIGFYIAFASAIVIGVVYNSARIVFSERARELATLRVLGYHKQEVGLILLGQIALLVALAVPVGCLTGYWLGQGLASAFSSDLFRLPFAPTRGTYGFSIVVVLIAAALTALIVARRVARLDMVRVLKARD, from the coding sequence GTGAAGGCGCTCGACCTCAAGCTGCTCCGCGATCTCTGGCGGATACGCGGACAGGCGCTGGCCATCGCGCTCGTCGTCGGCGCGGCGACCGCCACCTTCGTGATGTCGCTCGGCGTCTACCGCTCGGTCATGGAGACGCGCGACATCTATTATGAGCGCAACCATTTCGCCGACGTGTTTTCGGGCATGACGCGCGCACCGCGCAGTATTGTCGGGCGGGTGGAAGCGATCGAGGGGGTGCGGCGCGCCGAGGGACGGATCACCCAATATGCGACGCTCGACATCCCGGGCCGCGTCGACTCGGTCCGCGCGGTGATCAACTCGGTTGGCGAAGGCGGCGAGACCGAGCTCAACCGGCTGACGCTTGTCGCCGGGCGCGGGCCGCGCAGCAGCGCCGCCGGCGAGATCGTGATCGACGAAGCCTTTGCCGAGGCGAACGGCTTTGCGCCGGGCGACGAGATCGATGCGCTGATCTACGGCACGCGGGAACGGCTGACGGTGGTCGGCATCGGCCTTGCGCCGGATTACATCTACGCGATCGCGCCGGGCGAGCTGATCCCCGACGAAAGCCGGTTCGGCATCTTCTGGATGGGCGAACGGGCGCTTGAGGCGGCGACCAACCGGACCGAGGCGATCAACTTCATCTCGATGACCCTGGAGCGCGATGCGTCCGAGGCGGAGGTCATCCGGCGGCTCGATGCGATACTCGCCCCCTTCGGCGGCACCGGGGCCTACGGACGGGACGACCACCCGTCCAACGCCTTTGTCGACAATGAGCTGATGCAGCTCGACGTGATGACGACGACGATCCCGCCGGTGTTTCTGGTCGTCTCGACCTTCCTCGTCTATATCGTGCTCGGCCGGCTGATCAGCACCGAGCGCGAGCAGATCGGCCTGCTCAAAGCGTTCGGCTATACCGACGGCGCGGTCGCCTGGCATTATCTGAAATTCGCGCTGGCGATCTCCGCGCTCGGCGTCCTGCTCGGCTGGGCGGCGGGCGCCTGGATGGGGCGCGGCATGACCGCGATATACGCCGACTTATACCGCTTCCCGTTCCTCTATTACCGGATCTCGCCGAGCACCTTCATGATCGCGGCGCTGCTCGCCGCGGGATCGGCCGTGCTCGGCGCGATGGGCGGCGTGCGGACCGCGATCGGACTGACCCCGGCGATCGCCATGGCGCCGCCCCAGCCGCCGATCTACAAGACGGGTTTCCTCGAACGCATGGGGCAGAAAGCCGGATTTACCAGCATCGGCCACATGATCGTCCGCCATATCGGGCGCTGGCCGGTGCGATCGGCGATTACGGTGTTCGGCGTGGCGTTGTCGCTCGGCCTGCTGTTCAGCACGATGCAGTTTCTCGACGGCACGAACGAGATGCTCGAGGCCAATTTCTTCCGGGCCCAGAATCAGGACCTGACCGTGGCGTTGATCGAAGCGGGCAACGAGGAAGTGCTGCACAATCTGGCGAGCATCCCCGGCGTGCTGCGCGTCGAGGCCACGCGGGCGGCGGCGGCCCGGCTGCGCAACGGCCATCGTTCCGAGCGCGTCGCGATCGAGAGCGCGTCGAGCGATGCCCGGCTCTGGTCGCGGATCGACGCGTCGGGACGCGAAATCCCCTTGCCGCCTGCAGGCTTGATGCTGAGCGGCCAGCTCGCGGCGAAACTCAACGTACAGGCCGGCGACCGGATCGAGATCGATATGCTCGAGGGGCGCCGGATACGGACGCAGATCCCGGTGGTGACAACCATCGACGAATATATCGGCTCGCGCGCCTATGCCGACAGCGCGACCCTCGAAAGGCTGACGCGCGACGATTCCCCGGTCGGATCGGCGCTGCTGCGGATCGATCCGGTGGCGCGCGAGGATATCCTGGACGAATTGCGCGATATGCCGATCGTGCTCGGTGTGACCGAACGCCGCGCGACGCTCGACAAGTTCCGCGAGATGATCGACGACAATATCATCACGATGATCGGCTTCTACATAGCCTTCGCCTCGGCGATCGTGATCGGCGTCGTCTACAACAGCGCGCGGATCGTCTTCTCCGAACGCGCGCGCGAGCTCGCGACGCTCAGGGTGCTCGGCTATCACAAGCAGGAGGTCGGCCTGATCCTGCTCGGCCAGATCGCGCTGCTCGTGGCGCTGGCCGTGCCCGTCGGCTGCCTGACGGGCTACTGGCTGGGCCAGGGCCTCGCTTCGGCGTTTAGTTCGGATCTGTTCCGGCTGCCGTTCGCGCCGACGCGCGGGACCTATGGCTTCTCGATCGTCGTGGTTCTCATTGCCGCCGCGCTGACGGCGCTGATCGTCGCCCGGCGGGTGGCAAGACTGGATATGGTACGTGTATTGAAGGCGCGCGACTGA